One window of Xylocopa sonorina isolate GNS202 chromosome 9, iyXylSono1_principal, whole genome shotgun sequence genomic DNA carries:
- the Sec5 gene encoding exocyst complex component secretory 5 → MGPPPVVTGISPKEGPPGTRVTVRGEFLGNKAQDLIGLTICGCDCLLSAEWKSSNKIIARSGPCKGRGDIIVTTRTGGQGTSTVQFRGYHETIGPMKESAVWVEEAPMQSFVWGRRTLSPTNYQQDDPLGLSVESNDKKFPEDELMELFGEGSGDLTSEKFHPGWFLLQHHHATTFEHLKAGLTYLKRKVNSQKEGQLSFLKANVGAVMEQLDTIILLKEQFEADVKTYGSESTEKLEKAIQQSMSEANKLFDDVLARRDRADATRNALAVMQRYKFLFCMPINIEKNIKRGNYDLVINDYARVKNLFKNTEIEVFKQVLQEIDNRIDMLKGYLRKKLEEMPFSLEEHKKIIRNLVNLEVMGDPAWNAIVSHSHYLKESITACTQEHLETDHSNGEDLNKTKPMQTNKQSKSNKNDGTNMPPQISCIEAICDIVVEQLPDLWRLGQSYFTGQLHVAVNAEKQAPFKNLVLSSMQHAMKAMRNTCSNDLDAVWLLRILRRIRQMYASLIHLDLPSDALDIFGKFILDLRLQCFDALFKQTAENVAALHKKETWQIEYLNEDGGVTKVPYLFEEMIMEVSKRARDTVVACGPREGPLFVNPTHQLLYYNSVKTLFTSFARCLQRLAFSGCEQALEDDESSVSQLVGSPSGYKSKSNKHQGPTWEQCLLISLSNIRYTLNTILPRIGDVLKDLDYPKLSNAIGWNSDWTQLETLDTAVLDAYLERRCDPLVGTIEPSMYLGGLEWDFETEPTHVRPYAQEILANLIAVHAEVRRVAPALLQRVLSHIVETVAEELARLMSCVTQFRPAGIVQARIDIIFLRDASRTYSTTRATNFFEEALDAIPQPVNKDDCTRIDMLLSKVTTSMHLQLSCLASDTTNNTPPLIADPNRVTTV, encoded by the exons ATGGGCCCACCACCGGTGGTAACGGGTATATCCCCCAAAGAAGGACCCCCGGGTACCCGCGTGACGGTTCGCGGTGAATTTCTGGGTAACAAGGCACAGGATCTTATAG GTCTCACGATATGTGGATGCGATTGCCTTTTATCAGCGGAATGGAAATCGTCCAATAAAATCATTGCTAGATCAGGACCTTGTAAAGGTCGTGGTGACATTATCGTAACTACTCGCACTGGAGGGCAGGGGACGTCGACGGTACAGTTTCGTGGTTACCATGAAACTATAGGTCCTATGAAAGAATCGGCAGTATGGGTGGAAGAGGCTCCTATGCAAAGTTTCGTGTGGGGGAGGAGGACGCTTTCCCCGACGAATTATCAACAGGATGATCCTTTAGGTTTAAGCGTAGAGAGCAATGA TAAAAAGTTTCCTGAAGATGAGCTAATGGAACTATTTGGAGAAGGTAGTGGAGACCTTACTAGTGAAAAGTTCCACCCTGGTTGGTTTTTATTGCAACACCATCATGCCACCACTTTTGAACATTTAAAAGCTGGATTGACGTATCTTAAAAGAAAAGTTAATTCCCAGAAGGAGGGTCAATTATCATTTTTGAAG GCGAATGTAGGGGCAGTAATGGAACAATTAGATACAATAATATTACTAAAGGAACAATTTGAAGCAGATGTAAAAACATATGGCAGTGAATCTACTGAAAAGTTAGAAAAGGCTATTCAACAATCCATGTCAGAGGCTAATAAGTTATTTGATGATGTATTGGCAAGAAGAGATAGAGCAGACGCGACAAGAAATGCATTAGCTGTAATGCAGAGATATAAGTTCCTCTTTTGTATGCCAATTAATATAGAAAAGAACATAAAACGTggcaattatgatcttgtgattAATGATTATGCGAGAGTAAAGAATCTGTTTAAAAATACAGAAATCGAAGTTTTTAAACAAGTGTTACAGGAAATTGATAACAGGATTGATATGTTAAAAGGATATTTAAGAAAGAAACTTGAAGAAATGCCCTTTAGTTTGGAAGAACATaagaaaataattagaaatctTGTAAATTTAGAAGTTATGGGAGATCCAGCTTGGAATGCAATAG TTTCACATTCACATTATTTGAAGGAAAGTATTACTGCTTGCACGCAGGAACATTTAGAAACGGATCATTCAAATGGAGAAGACTTGAACAAAACGAAACCAATGCAAACCAATAAACAATCAAAATCGAACAAAAACGATGGAACCAACATGCCACCGCAAAtatcatgtatcgaagcaatttgtGATATTGTAGTTGAGCAATTACCGGATCTTTGGAGACTAGGCCAAAGTTACTTTACGGGGCAACTACATGTTGCAGTAAATGCAGAGAAACAAGCACCTTTTAAG AATTTGGTACTGTCTAGCATGCAGCATGCTATGAAAGCCATGAGAAATACGTGTAGCAATGATTTGGATGCTGTATGGCTTTTACGTATCTTGCGTAGGATTAGGCAAATGTACGCTTCATTGATTCATTTGGATTTGCCAAGCGATGCGTTAGATATTTTTGGAAAATTTATACTCGATTTAAG ATTACAGTGCTTTGATGCTCTTTTCAAACAAACTGCGGAGAACGTAGCAGCGTTGCATAAAAAGGAAACTTGGCAGATTGAATATTTAAACGAAGATGGTGGCGTTACAAAAGTG CCATACTTGTTCGAGGAGATGATTATGGAAGTCTCAAAACGCGCGCGAGATACAGTAGTCGCTTGCGGTCCTCGAGAAGGACCGTTGTTTGTTAACCCAACGCATCAACTTTTATACTATAACTCCGTTAAAACACTGTTTACATCGTTTGCACGATGCCTGCAGCGGTTGGCATTTAGCGGCTGCGAGCAAGCTCTAGAGGACGATGAATCTTCGGTGTCGCAATTAGTTGGTTCGCCTTCCGGCTATAAGAGCAAGAGTAACAAACATCAAGGCCCA ACGTGGGAACAATGCCTCTTGATCTCATTAAGTAATATTCGTTATACCCTGAACACCATCCTACCAAGAATTGGAGACGTGTTAAAGGATCTAGATTATCCGAAATTATCGAATGCAATTGGATGGAACTCCGATTGGACGCAGCTGGAAACATTGGACACGGCTGTTCTCGACGCCTATTTGGAGCGCCGCTGTGATCCGTTGGTCGGTACAATTGAACCAAGCATGTATTTAGGTGGTTTAGAATGGGACTTTGAAACTGAACCTACTCACGTGAGGCCGTATGCTCAAGAAATCTTAGCGAACTTGATCGCAGTTCACGCTGAG GTGCGCCGAGTTGCTCCAGCTTTATTGCAACGAGTATTATCTCATATTGTTGAGACAGTAGCAGAAGAGCTAGCAAGACTAATGTCGTGCGTCACTCAATTTCGACCTGCTGGTATTGTACAAGCACGGATCGATATCATATTTCTACGGGATGCTTCACGAACTTATAGTACAACAAGGGCAAC AAATTTCTTTGAAGAGGCTTTAGATGCAATACCACAACCTGTTAATAAGGATGACTGCACGCGAATCGACATGTTATTATCAAAAGTAACGACATCTATGCATTTGCAATTATCCTGTCTTGCCAGCGATACAACAAATAATACTCCTCCATTGATTGCCGATCCTAATCGCGTTACTACTGTATAG
- the Akt gene encoding AKT serine/threonine protein kinase yields the protein MGDAAMNVAASGGGGQRVVKEGWLQKRGEHIKNWRPRYFVLRDDGTLVGFKVKPDQQMAAAPQPLNNFTVRGCQIMSVDRPKPYTFVIRGLQWAAVIERTFHVETEKEREDWVAAIRYVAARLANETQSEQQRSDLIYSSSSEDVDMESSGGGRSDSCGSVGVISSDTDGGSIDELSAKFSVQGTSSSKSTGKKKVTLENFEFLKVLGKGTFGKVILCREKATGHLYAIKILRKEVIIRKDEVAHTLTENRVLRTTNHPFLISLKYSFQTADRLCFVMEYVNGGELFFHLRRSRVFGEDRTRFYGAEIISALGYLHSQGIIYRDLKLENLLLDKDGHIKIADFGLCKEDITYGRTTKTFCGTPEYLAPEVLEDNDYGRAVDWWGVGVVMYEMICGRLPFYNKDHEKLFTLIVMEEVRFPRTISNEAKDMLGGLLIKDPSKRLGGGPNDAKEIMDHAFFSSIDWSDLVQKKIPPPFKPLVSSDTDTRYFDSEFTGESVELTPPDQGFLGSGGGLNSIAEEQEHFPQFSYQESHSAATSSIVSINH from the exons ATGGGGGACGCAGCGATGAATGTCGCAGCGTCCGGTGGCGGCGGTCAGCGTGTCGTTAAAGAAGGCTGGCTGCAAAAACGCG GAGAGCATATAAAAAATTGGAGGCCAAGGTATTTCGTTTTACGAGACGATGGAACACTGGTCGGTTTCAAAGTCAAACCGGACCAACAAATGGCAGCTGCTCCGCAACCATTGAACAACTTTACCGTTCGTGGTTGCCAAATTATGTCTGTAGATAGACCTAAGCCTTACACTTTTGTTATAAGAGGTTTACAATGGGCTGCAGTAATAGAGAGGACGTTTCATGTAGAAacggagaaagagagggaagatTGGGTGGCTGCAATCAG GTATGTAGCCGCTAGGTTAGCAAATGAAACACAAAGTGAACAACAACGCTCCGACCTAATATATTCATCTTCGTCAGAAGATGTTGATATGGAATCCTCTGGAGGCGGTAGGTCGGACTCGTGCGGATCTGTTGGTGTTATATCTTCGGACACGGATGGTGGCAGTATCGATGAACTGTCTGCCAAGTTTAGTGTTCAAGGAACATCGAGTAGCAAAAGTACAGGAAAGAAGAAAGTA ACTCTTGAAAATTTTGAATTTTTAAAAGTTTTGGGAAAGGGTACATTTGGTAAAGTAATCCTTTGTAGAGAGAAAGCAACAGGACACTTATATGCTATCAAAATATTACGGAAAGAAGTTATTATTCGTAAAGATGAAGTCGCACACACCCTTACCGAGAATAGAGTCCTACGAACTACAAACCATCCGTTCCTAATT TCCTTAAAGTACAGTTTCCAGACAGCAGACAGGCTATGTTTTGTAATGGAGTATGTAAATGGTGGCGAGTTGTTTTTTCATTTACGACGTTCCCGTGTATTTGGCGAAGATCGTACTCGATTTTATGGCGCTGAAATCATTTCAGCTCTAGGGTACCTTCATTCGCAGGGTATCATTTATCGTGATCTCAAATTGGAAAATCTCCTCTTAGATAAAGATGGACACATTAAAATAGCTGATTTTGGATTGTGCAAAGAAGATATAACGTACG GGAGAACAACGAAAACGTTCTGTGGAACACCCGAGTATTTAGCACCAGAGGTGTTAGAGGATAATGATTACGGACGAGCTGTAGATTGGTGGGGAGTTGGTGTTGTTATGTATGAAATGATCTGTGGTCGACTACCTTTTTATAATAAAGACCACGAGAAGCTTTTCACGCTTATTGTAATGGAAGAAGTAAGATTTCCTCGAACTATCAGTAACGAAGCAAAGGACATGCTTGGTG GTCTACTTATAAAAGATCCAAGCAAAAGATTGGGTGGTGGACCTAATGATGCTAAAGAGATCATGGATCATGCATTTTTCTCGTCAATTGATTGGTCAGATCTTgtacagaaaaaaattccgccTCCTTTTAAACCTCTAGTATCATCTGACACAGATACACGATATTTTGATAGCGAATTTACAGGTGAAAGTGTCGAACTTACGCCGCCTGATCAAGGCTTTTTAGGTAGTGGGGGCGGCTTGAATTCTATAGCCGAAGAACAAGAACATTTTCCCCAattttcctatcaagaaagtcaCTCAGCAGCAACTTCTTCCATTGTTTCCATTAATCACTGA